One stretch of Lacimicrobium alkaliphilum DNA includes these proteins:
- a CDS encoding GGDEF domain-containing protein — protein MLYRLKNDFRLSIITLLGSCALLGITPFAIYRFAQGDIIAAIVDALILLSVCSVLAYAWISGDTRRSGLIMAIIACSGGLVVLSLQGTIGLFWLYPCFITSFFLTSSRLALLINTLTVFVLSLFQIGGIEYEHLISFITTAIVVSACAYVFSLRNESQRRRLEQLATLDPLTGVKNRRAMEEELLRAVATHERNDLSYGLAILDLDHFKRVNDEHGHAVGDQVLIECVDIISRHIRKSDRLFRFGGEEFVLLLPGVDDNGMRSVIRNLHKVLREELKSPSGAVTASYGLALLQSDENADQWMERADNALYQAKENGRDQIIVAPQPQLS, from the coding sequence CGATTAAAAAACGACTTCAGACTCTCAATTATCACCTTGTTGGGCAGTTGCGCGCTTCTTGGTATTACCCCTTTTGCCATATATCGCTTTGCTCAGGGAGATATCATTGCCGCCATTGTTGATGCCCTGATTCTGCTGAGTGTCTGTTCTGTATTAGCCTACGCCTGGATTTCCGGCGACACCAGACGCAGTGGTCTGATTATGGCCATTATCGCATGTAGCGGTGGCCTGGTGGTACTGAGCCTGCAAGGTACTATTGGGCTGTTCTGGCTCTACCCCTGCTTTATTACCAGCTTTTTTCTTACCTCCTCGCGCCTGGCCTTACTTATCAATACGCTGACCGTCTTTGTGCTTAGCCTGTTTCAAATCGGCGGGATTGAATATGAACACCTGATATCTTTTATCACCACTGCTATTGTGGTCAGCGCCTGTGCCTATGTGTTTTCCCTTCGTAATGAATCTCAGCGCCGCAGACTGGAACAACTGGCTACGCTGGATCCTTTGACCGGGGTTAAAAACCGCCGTGCCATGGAGGAAGAACTGTTACGGGCAGTCGCCACCCATGAACGTAATGACCTCAGCTATGGTCTGGCGATACTGGATTTGGATCACTTTAAGCGCGTAAATGACGAACATGGGCATGCGGTTGGTGATCAGGTGTTGATTGAATGTGTGGATATTATCAGCCGGCATATCAGAAAATCAGACCGGTTGTTTCGTTTTGGTGGTGAAGAGTTCGTATTACTGTTGCCCGGTGTGGATGACAATGGCATGCGTTCTGTTATCAGGAACCTGCACAAAGTATTGCGTGAAGAACTGAAAAGCCCGTCCGGTGCTGTCACCGCTTCCTATGGCCTGGCACTGCTGCAAAGTGACGAGAATGCCGATCAATGGATGGAGCGAGCCGATAATGCCCTTTATCAGGCTAAGGAAAACGGTCGCGATCAGATTATTGTGGCGCCACAACCACAACTGAGCTAG